From a single Endozoicomonas euniceicola genomic region:
- the gspL gene encoding type II secretion system protein GspL has translation MTSDPLNSNTIKQPSTGGTAKNLLVIRLPLSTDDAVYWSTDSDYGTTSVAELGELKQLTSTHRCKILVPGEAVGLHAVEHSGKLNRTMLQTLPWHLEDDLAAEVEDMHFALLSHSDGKAYMAVVAKSLMEQWQAWLIDADINSRQWLPDSLSLPFTGDECAVLELNDQYLVRTGEWQAAVCDPSWLPLYLESLHSESDDVKVRALSPMPDDTEIQADALHHENALQPLLEPAARSSLNLLQGDYQPESMIIRHLKPWRTAAALLLTTCTFMLGVNMVSTARLESQADALRAEAYAIYNDLFPGERLVRLEYSLQQKLSALKQPGDQKKTGLPALLNELAPTFKSEPALKPVQMDYDHSRQELRMSAESDSFNTFSRFREQAPASVSVTVQTVEQQEEVVIGALVIRSNDQ, from the coding sequence ATGACAAGCGACCCTTTGAACAGTAATACCATAAAACAACCGTCAACAGGCGGCACCGCTAAAAACCTGCTGGTTATTCGTCTGCCTCTGTCAACAGACGACGCTGTTTACTGGTCTACAGACAGTGATTACGGTACGACATCAGTTGCAGAGCTTGGTGAACTGAAGCAACTGACCAGCACCCATCGCTGTAAAATTCTGGTTCCCGGTGAAGCCGTTGGCCTTCATGCTGTGGAGCATTCCGGCAAACTGAACCGAACCATGCTGCAAACCCTGCCCTGGCACCTTGAAGATGACCTGGCTGCGGAAGTGGAAGATATGCATTTTGCCCTGCTAAGCCACAGCGATGGTAAAGCTTATATGGCGGTTGTCGCCAAATCTTTAATGGAGCAGTGGCAGGCATGGCTAATTGATGCAGATATCAATAGTCGGCAATGGTTACCTGATAGTCTGTCTCTGCCGTTTACTGGCGATGAATGTGCGGTATTGGAATTAAATGACCAGTATCTGGTTCGTACCGGAGAGTGGCAGGCTGCCGTTTGTGATCCGTCCTGGCTGCCACTTTATCTGGAAAGCCTGCATTCTGAATCCGATGACGTAAAGGTTCGGGCTCTCAGCCCAATGCCGGATGACACAGAGATTCAGGCCGATGCGCTTCATCATGAAAATGCTTTACAACCTCTGCTTGAGCCCGCAGCCCGGAGTTCCCTGAACCTGCTGCAAGGTGACTACCAGCCGGAATCTATGATTATCCGCCACCTGAAGCCCTGGCGAACCGCTGCCGCTCTGTTGCTGACCACCTGTACTTTTATGCTGGGCGTCAATATGGTCAGTACTGCCAGACTGGAAAGCCAGGCAGATGCCCTCAGAGCCGAGGCTTACGCCATTTATAACGATCTGTTCCCCGGTGAACGGTTGGTTCGCCTGGAGTACTCTCTTCAACAGAAACTCAGTGCCTTAAAGCAGCCCGGTGACCAGAAAAAAACGGGGCTGCCAGCCTTGCTGAATGAACTGGCTCCGACGTTTAAATCGGAACCGGCCTTAAAGCCTGTGCAAATGGACTACGACCACAGTCGTCAGGAGTTGCGCATGAGCGCGGAGTCGGACTCCTTCAATACGTTTAGCCGTTTTCGTGAACAAGCGCCTGCCTCCGTTTCCGTTACCGTGCAAACGGTTGAGCAACAGGAAGAGGTGGTAATCGGT